From one Esox lucius isolate fEsoLuc1 chromosome 11, fEsoLuc1.pri, whole genome shotgun sequence genomic stretch:
- the LOC117595296 gene encoding stonustoxin subunit beta-like, producing the protein LTLDLNTVNRNLSLSEENRKVTRRREEQPYPDHPERFEVWPQVLCREGLSGRCYWEVEWSGGGAVIGVTYKGINRRGGVDCWFGYNDTSWCLYCYDERYAVRHNNKRTVLPVTSSDSHRVGVYLDWPADTLSFYRVSSDTLTHLYTFNTTFTEPLYPGFRVHESSVSLCQMVPVSNTP; encoded by the coding sequence ctcacactggacctaaacacagtaaacagaaacctctctctgtctgaggagaacagaaaggtgacaaggaggagagaggagcagccgtatcctgatcacccagagagatttgaggtctggccacaggtgttgtgtagagagggtctgtctggacgctgttactgggaggtagagtggagtgggggaggggctgtgataggagtgacatataaaggaatcaacaggagaggaggTGTTGACTGTTGGTTTGGATACAATGACACGTCTTGGTGTCTATACTGTTATGATGAACGTTACGCTGTCAGACACAATAATAAGAGAACTGTcctacctgtcacctcctcagactcccacagagtaggagtgtatctggactggccagctgacactctgtccttctacagggtctcctctgacacactgacccacctgtacacattcaacaccacattcactgagcccctctatccagggtttagGGTTCATGaatcctcagtctctctgtgtcagatggtccctgtgtcaaacacacCTTGA